Proteins encoded together in one Juglans regia cultivar Chandler chromosome 9, Walnut 2.0, whole genome shotgun sequence window:
- the LOC108986724 gene encoding peptide methionine sulfoxide reductase-like, with protein sequence MASTATAAHNPALDPDTDAPDDPGHELAEFGAGCFWGVELAFQRVVGVVRTEVGYSQGHVPDPNYKLVCSGSTNHVEVVRVQFDPKVCPYTSLLSLFWSRHDPTSLNRQGGDVGAQYRSGIYYYNENQARLAQQSKEAKQLELKDKKIVTEILPAKRFYRAEEYHQQYLEKGGGKGTKQSAGKGCTDPIRCYG encoded by the exons ATGGCCAGCACTGCCACAGCCGCCCACAACCCTGCTTTGGACCCGGACACGGATGCTCCGGATGATCCGGGTCACGAGTTAGCCGAGTTTGGAGCCGGGTGCTTCTGGGGTGTGGAGTTGGCTTTTCAGCGAGTGGTCGGGGTGGTGAGGACTGAAGTCGGGTACTCTCAGGGTCACGTCCCGGATCCGAACTACAAACTCGTGTGCTCCGGATCCACTAACCATGTGGAGGTGGTGCGGGTCCAGTTCGATCCGAAAGTTTGCCCATACACcagtctcctctctctcttctggtCTCGACATGATCCGACAAGCCTCAATCGCCAG GGTGGTGATGTGGGAGCACAATATCGATCAGGAATATACTACTACAATGAGAACCAGGCTCGTTTGGCTCAGCAATCAAAGGAAGCTAAGCAGTTGGAGTTGAAAGATAAGAAGATTGTGACAGAAATTCTTCCGGCAAAAAGGTTTTACAGAGCAGAGGAATATCACCAACAATATCTTGAAAAGGGTGGAGGTAAAGGCACAAAACAGTCTGCC